Proteins from a single region of Nitrososphaerota archaeon:
- a CDS encoding transcription factor yields MKMDNRNARRMMDRLGINMKEIPNVQEVVIRTPDKELHITAASVSEVNAQGQRVFQVMGEVEEVELEKKTFNEEDILLVQQQTGASKEKAVAALEQSDGEVARAILKLTS; encoded by the coding sequence ATGAAGATGGACAACAGGAACGCGCGGCGCATGATGGATCGTCTCGGAATCAATATGAAAGAGATTCCGAACGTCCAGGAGGTCGTTATCAGGACCCCCGACAAGGAGTTGCACATCACTGCGGCATCGGTGTCGGAGGTCAACGCCCAGGGGCAGCGGGTGTTCCAAGTCATGGGGGAGGTCGAGGAGGTCGAATTAGAGAAGAAGACGTTCAACGAGGAGGACATCCTTCTGGTCCAGCAGCAGACGGGGGCGTCAAAGGAAAAGGCAGTGGCGGCCCTCGAGCAGTCTGACGGCGAAGTCGCCAGGGCGATACTGAAGCTGACTTCGTGA